One segment of Streptomyces sp. NBC_01463 DNA contains the following:
- a CDS encoding AIM24 family protein, protein MQRNLFDPENIIQPAETLGLTQQNPMAVRYAVKGDAYARQGTMVAWRGSLEFERKGQGVGNFLKRAVTGEGLALMRVTGEGEAWFASDAAHCFLIDVDENNGLTVNGKNVLCFDASLSYDITTVKGAGMAGGGLFNCAFTGSGRLALSSAGIPLVLPVSPHAPVFVDTDAVVAWTPRLSTSLHRSQGIGSMLKGGSGEAVQLKLEGEGVVVVNPGEPKPAQQAS, encoded by the coding sequence ATGCAACGAAATCTCTTCGATCCCGAGAACATCATCCAGCCGGCCGAGACCCTCGGTCTCACGCAACAGAACCCGATGGCGGTGCGGTACGCGGTCAAGGGCGATGCATACGCACGCCAGGGCACGATGGTCGCCTGGCGCGGCTCCCTGGAGTTCGAGCGGAAGGGCCAGGGCGTGGGCAACTTCCTCAAGCGCGCCGTCACGGGGGAAGGCCTGGCTCTCATGAGGGTGACCGGCGAGGGCGAGGCGTGGTTCGCCTCGGACGCGGCCCACTGCTTCCTCATCGACGTGGACGAGAACAACGGCCTGACGGTCAACGGCAAGAACGTACTGTGCTTCGACGCCTCGCTGAGCTACGACATCACCACGGTGAAGGGCGCCGGGATGGCGGGTGGCGGCCTCTTCAACTGCGCCTTCACCGGTAGCGGCCGACTGGCGCTGAGCAGTGCGGGCATCCCCCTGGTACTGCCGGTCTCCCCGCACGCACCAGTGTTCGTGGACACCGATGCGGTCGTCGCGTGGACCCCGCGGCTGAGCACGTCGCTGCACCGTTCGCAGGGAATCGGCTCCATGCTGAAGGGCGGCTCCGGAGAGGCGGTCCAGCTCAAGCTGGAAGGCGAGGGAGTCGTCGTCGTCAACCCGGGTGAGCCGAAGCCGGCGCAGCAGGCGTCCTGA